In Thermoanaerobaculia bacterium, the genomic stretch CTTTCGAGCGGAAGAGCGGGTTGGTGAGGTTCCACCCGATATAGCCGTACTGGATGTCTCCAAACTGAACGAGTCGCACGTTCTGTGATTCCTTTACCTTTACGGCATCCTTGGGGGGAATGACCGCCATGACATCGATCGTTCCGGCCAGAAGCTGCTGAAGAAGGCTGTTCTGGTCGGGAATGATCTGGAAGAGGATATGGTTGATCTTGGGATATCCCTTCCTGTAATAGGATGGATTGGCGGAAAGCAGGATACTCTCCCCCCTCCTCCAGTCCGTGAGCGTGTAGGGACCGGAGACAACCATGTTCTTTGAAAAGTCGTGATTAACCCAATCTTCCGGCGGAATTTTTTTCCATACATGGGCCGGGAGAATTTTTCCCTCGTTAATATCCATGAGGGCGTAAGGATAAGAATGGGTAAGGGTAAAGACCACAGTCTGAGGATCGGGAGCCTCCACCCGCTCAATCGAGGCCTTGGATCCCCTTCCGCTCCATCCCATTTCCTCCGACGTTGCCGCGTTGTGGGTAAAGAGGACATCCTCGGAGGTTACGGGCGTTCCATCACTCCAGGTCACTCCTTCACGGAGATGAACCGTGTAGACCGTGCCATCCTCGGAGATATCCCAGGAAGAAGCCAGCATCGGTTTGAAAGAGGGTGGTTTTTCCGTGAAATCGGGCTGTTCTTCCATGAGCTGAAGGTAGAGATTCTTCGTCAGGTCGGACGTAAAGGCGGAATGGCTGGCATAGTCGTTCACCGTATCCATGTCCCCGATGATGCCGATAACCAGCGTGTCGGGCGGCAGGGAGGAACGCCCCCCTCCGCAGGCACAGAGAAAGGCAAAAAAGATGAGGAAAAATAAGCCTCGAACCCTTGACATAGCGCCTCCTGGTCTGTATTCTAGCATACATGAATACCCTCCTACTCTTTGCCGTAGTGTCTGTCTTTGTCCAACCCTGCGCTGACCGTGACATGTACGTGGAAAAATATGGCGGGCAGCCCTATGGAAAGTGCATGATCCTCTACCAGGACAATGAACTCCCCCTTTCTCTCAAGCAAACCTTTT encodes the following:
- a CDS encoding ABC transporter substrate-binding protein, which codes for MSRVRGLFFLIFFAFLCACGGGRSSLPPDTLVIGIIGDMDTVNDYASHSAFTSDLTKNLYLQLMEEQPDFTEKPPSFKPMLASSWDISEDGTVYTVHLREGVTWSDGTPVTSEDVLFTHNAATSEEMGWSGRGSKASIERVEAPDPQTVVFTLTHSYPYALMDINEGKILPAHVWKKIPPEDWVNHDFSKNMVVSGPYTLTDWRRGESILLSANPSYYRKGYPKINHILFQIIPDQNSLLQQLLAGTIDVMAVIPPKDAVKVKESQNVRLVQFGDIQYGYIGWNLTNPLFRSKEVRRALTMGIDRESIVQTVWYGYAKVAASPIIADFWAHNNEVKPLPYDPETARQILKEQGWEDHDGDGILDRDNQPFAFTLITNSGNKIRNDIAVLVQRDLGTLGIKVNIQLLDFNPFIQRLMGKEFDACVNGLAVATKLDFRDLWHTDAIDPEQGINVVSYSNPEADRLLAEVVELPLDRQKPLWDQIQAIIAEDLPFTFLYENDRLNGVSTRVTHFEMNALSSYYRLEEWTLAR